The Marivirga salinae DNA window CAACATCTTGCCATGCTTCCCCAGATTTAATTTGATATGAAACTTTATTGCCTCCATCTTCATGAGGGTCATTACTGACAATCCAAATCACCCCATCTGGATCGATACTTATTTCTTTGGCAAAATTTTCGCCAGTCATTTGCTCAGCAAGTCCATTTTTATCAATTGTTGATACAATGCCATCAGAATTTATTATTAAAGCCTCACCTTTCGGAGTCCCTGAAATTTTTATTGCTCCCAATTCAGAGGGTACCCTAATCCACTGATCATCTTTTAAATATTGTATACTTGCTCCTCCATGTGTACCTTCCTGACTAATTACCCATACAGTGCCATCAGCTCCAGCACTTATTTCCTTGGCAAAACCTTCTCCTGATAATTGAATAGGTTTTTTTTCAATTTCAAGTTGCCAAACCTCTCCTTTATTGTTAATAATATAAGCTTTAGAACCTTTTGGTCCACCATCAATCTTTATAGCGCCACCAGATTCTATTGACTTCCATTTTTTATCTGTTGGTCCCTTGTATTTTACTGGCCCCCCTCCAGCATCTTTTTCTGAGGCATTAGGGTCTAACATTATTGCCCATAAAGTACCATTTGCACTTATACTGACATCTCTTATTGATTCATTTGAGGTTTTTCCAATTCCGTCTTGAGTAATCTCTCTTAAAGTGTTTTTATTTGTGAGGCTTAAAATCTTTGACTTTTTTTTCATTGTAAGTATATGTTATGGTTAAAATATATTGTATCGTTAATTAATATTAATTGTAATACATTATTAATAAATAAAGCTAAAGTTTATTTAGTATAATAACAAGTAATGATATTTTAATTAAAAATGAAATTCAAATATATAATTATAGTGATATTTATTTTGTTTATAATTTAAATGTGATTAAGTTTAAACTCATTATAGTTCTTTGAATTTTAATTCAACCAAACCTAATAATTTGAGTCTTTTCAAATAATATTTGATGAAGTGTAAGAGTATATCCTTTCAGTTAATTATTTAACTAAATAAATACAATTCTTATTACAGCTCTGATTAATTTTTGATGTTGGATAAATTCAGTAAAACTGTTTTTTATTTTTAACATTTAAAATCAAAACCTTATGGAAGGAACAATTTCAGAAATCCGATATTTCGGACCAACATGGACACCAAGAAACTGGTTTCCTTGTGATGGTAGATTATTGCCAATTTCACAATACACGGCTTTTTTCTCTTTAATAGGAACAATTTATGGTGGTGATGGAAGAACAACTTTTGCAATTCCAGATTTAAGAGGACGTGTTCCTGTTGGCGCCGGAAATGGACCAGGATTAACACCAAGATCAAATGGCCAAAAGGGAGGAGTTCAAAATGTCACCTTAAATACTCTTGAAATACCAACCCATAACCATGTGGCCCAAACAAGTAATCCAACTGTAAATAGTGCTACCGCTACAATCAGGGTAAATACTAGCTCATCTAGTGGTAATAATCCTTCTGGAAATTATCTTGGTTTAGATCAAGCTGCTCCAATTTATGAATCTACAGCAAATGGAACTATGGCCAGCGATGCAGTACAAATCAATAGTATCAACTTTAATCCGATTAATACTACAGTTGGGATGACGGGTGGTAATCAATCACACGAAAATATGCAGCCTTGGTTATGTTTGAATCCTATTATTTGTTATCAAGGTATCTTCCCTTCAAGAAGTTAATTCAAGATACAAACGTATTCAAGTAATTAAAGTAAAAGAGGTTTTTAAACTTCTTTTGCTTTATAAAATAGCATTATGTTAATTAAACATAAAAATGAGGAGATCATTAAGGTAGGTGTTTTAGTCCCTCAATCTCCAGCAAGCCCTACTGCTAGTTTAAATTTTGTAGACGGTATAAAATTGTACTTTACACTATTTGAAAATAGGTTTCTAAGAGGTGAAGTTCAACTAGAAATTATGGATATTGGTACAGGTAATTCATCCAAAGTTTTGGAAAAAACACAAGAACTAATGATGAATTATAAACCAAATATAATTTTGGGTTATATGAATTCTATGATTGGCATTGAGCTTGCCAATATGGTAAATACCCATGGAATACCTGTACTTATTTCTAATTTAGGAGAACAGGCAATTAATCAATTACATATACCTGAGAATTTATACTTTAATACCTTTCAATTTTGGCAGTCCTATTTTCATTTAGGGAAATATCTTTCCGAAAAATCGGACAAGGACTGGCTAATTGTATCATCCTTGCACGATGCTGGTTATGACCCCTTAAGAGCCTTCAGGTTGGGGCTACAATGCAACGATGCTAATGTAGTACAAGAGGTTTATCTTAATAGTGATTCTGATCATGATTTAATTAAAGAGTTTAATTTGAAATTTGAGGAAATGAATAATTTATTTCCAGCCCTATTTTTTCAGCCTAAATTACAGCATGATCTGATTAATTATATGAGTTCCAGATATGATTCTTTAGTAACTACTCCTTTTTACTATGGAAATGACCAAACTATTAAATACTGGGCATTTTCAGATAATACATTAGTACCTGATCAGAAGGATATTATAAATGGTACGATGGAATATTTAAATAGCGATGCTGATTTATTTCATTTGTTAGGATACAGAGCTGGAGCAATGTTATTTGAGGCAGTTAAAAATATGGACAGTCCAGAGAATGATAAGATTAATGTAAAGAATACTTGGGCTCGCTATAACCTTAAATTAAATGATGAAGTACTTTCGATAGATACTGATTACCAAGATTTGAATGGGTTGTCAGGTATTTATAAAGGTATCTCTAATGTTAAGAGTAATGATAGACTTCATGTGATAAGATCATATGATATTGACCAGTATATTATGGAAGAAATGACGAAAGATAAAGCCTTGTTCACCAATCCATACATGTTTTTTTAATTATTAATACATGAATGCAGTAGTATTTACAAACAGTTTGTGGGGCCTTCCACTAATAAATGAATTATTTAAGCAAGGTTCTCTTAAAGGTATAGTTATTCCATTGATTGATCATGTAGATAATAGACAGATTTACGATTTTTCGGAAAAACACAAAATCCCTTGTATTAAAATAGAAAATATCCAGCTTAAAAATGAGTTGGCTGATTGGTTAAATACTATTAAGCCAGATATTGCATTTTGTATGACATTCCCATATTTAATTCCCAAAATTATCTTAGATATCCCCATACAAGGCTTTGTTAATTTTCATTTTGGGAGATTACCAGAAAATGCTGGGGCAGACCCTCTTTTTTGGACACTAAAAGAGAATAGAAAAGTTGCAGTAATTACAGCTCATAGAATGAGTATATTCTTTGATTGTGGTAGTGTAATTGCTGAAAAAGAAGTGCCTATTATTCCCGGTGAAAACTGGGGATTGTTAGGGAACCGTTTAAGCGTATTGACTTTGTCCTTGATTTCAGAAATTATTAAGAAAAACAAGGAGTTAACTAATGAGACCATTGGAATTAATCAAAACAATAGTAATAAAATAGAATTAAAGGATTTAAGAATTCAATGGACTACTCAAACTGCGATTGAAATAGAGTCTTTAGTTAATGCCTGCAATCCTAAATACAATGGTGCGATCACTTATTTTAGAGGTGTTCAAATCCGTATATTGGAGGTAAGTCATGCAGATCTGAGTAATGTTAATTCTTTTAAGCCAGGCAGTATAGTTTTAGCAGATCAGCAGCAAGGAATATTTGTCCTTTGTTCTGATTATAAGTTTTTAAGAATTAATCTTGTGAGTACAGCTGAAGGATATATGACTGGACAAAAATTAGTTGCTCTAGGTGTTAGAACAAATGAAATATTTTACTCTAATGAATTTATTACAGAAGAAAAAGAAACTTTGCTAAAGTAAGAGAATTCATTAAGAAACTTCAAAGTTTGTATACTTCGATAAGACCGAAGATAAATTCGTTTAAAGTTATTTGTTATTGAAATATTAAACTTATTTTTGTGAAATATATATAATCCGATAAAATATATAATAAAAGAAAGTTATAAGTGGGTATTGTTAAGGTTTATTAGTTGTGAAATGTTAATTTTAGAAACACTTATAATTTACTTAAGAGTTAAAGTTTTATGCTTTTTAGAGCGTTTTAGAAAAATCAAGTGAGATAAATTTATCCAAATTAAATAATTTTAAAAAAAACAGTCAGGGATGAAAAAACAGATACAAAGTTTAATACAGATCATATTATTGACAATTATAAGTGTGTCTGGTCTTGTAGCACAACCAAGTACAGGCGTATCAACATTTGATGGTGCTTTTCTGCAACTTGCAGGCTTTGGCCCATCACCACGGACTGGAAGTTTAGATGGGTGGACTTTCACTTCTGTTGGTGCTGGAAGTGGCTTTACCAGCCGTAATGGATCTGGCCAAATCAGTATGAGCATGCAAACACCAACCTATTTTTCTATCGGAAGTGATGACGGCTCAGAATTTCAATTTGACAATATTAACATTGAGTTCTTTCTAGGAACTACTACTTACACAATAACAGGTTACAGGGATGGGGCACCGGTATCTGGTGCAGTGTTTTCGGAGGCTGTCGTAAATGCCCAAGCAAAAACCATTGATGTATCTTCGGATACTGATTTTGAAAATATTGATGAATTTAGGTTTACTTTTTCTACTTCACCTTCTAGTAGTTCAATTACCATTGAGGATATCACGATATCAGCTGCAGCTGCTGCTAACACTCCACCAACAGCCACTTCCTTCACTGCAGCAAACGGGCCATATGAAAATCTCACTTATACTTTCTCCACTTCAGACTTTGGATATTCAGATGGCGATGGTGACCCCATAAATCATTTATTGATAGAATCATTACCAGGAGCAGGAACGATTTATGTCGATGCGGATAATGATGATACCTATGACGGGGGGGAAGAATTATCAGTTTCGGATCAGGTGAGCAAGGCTGATCTCGATGCAGGTAACTTACAGTATATCCAAAACGGAAGTACTAGTACTTCTTTTCAATTTGAAGTAAATGACGGCACAGATAATAGCTCTGGAAACTATAAAGCTTCACTCAATGTGGTAGGAGTACCAACGGTGACTCTGAGTATCAACCCGTCATCACGCGTTGAAGGCGTTTCGGCTAACGTGAATGTTACGGCTACACTATCAAATTCCTATGGAGTAAATACCAATGTCGCCTTAGGGTTCTCAGGTACAGCTACTAACAGTGTTGACTATACCAGAAGCGGAACATCTATACCTATTTCTGCAGGAAGTACCTCCGGGTCAATTACACTTAGCAACCAAAATGATATACCATATGAAGGTAACGAGACCGTAGTGATCGATATCTCCGGAGTAACGGGCGGGAAAGAAGACGGAGTGCAACAGGTGACCTATACCATTATAGATGATGACCCTCAGCCTTCAGCAACGTTGCTTTTAAGAGATATATACAATCCTATAACTGATGAAAGTGGTGGGCAGGCCTATATCGTAGGTGAGCTTAGTTATTCTGCAGGAGTTACTGTCACAATACCTCTTACCTTTAGCGGAACAGCGACAGGAGGAGGAACAGACTACGGAATTTCAGGTTCTTCGATTGTAATCAGTCCGGGTAATTGGATGGATAGTATCAGGGTTACTTCTCTTAATGATGAAATAGAAGAGGGCGATGAGACGATAATAATTGATATGGGTACACCAACTAATGCAGTTGAAAGTGGCACACAACAAGTAACAGTAACAATAAAAGATGAAGATGCTTTAGCTCCATCTGGATACACAATATCAATAGATCAAAATCCTATTAATGCAGGTAATGAAAGCTCTGTCAGCTTTACCTTTGCAGGAGCTGAGGTAGGCGCTGACTACGACTATACTTTTAGCAGTAGTGGAGGCGGAACCAACGTAACGGGTTCTGGGACAATAGCCACCGCAACCGATCAAATTTCTGGTATTGATTTAAGTGGTCTGGGAGACGGAACAATAACTCTTTCTGTTACGCTAACTGATGCCTTTGGCAATACGGGTACGGCTGCAGCAGATACAAAAACGAAAGATACTGCGGCACCAACAGGTTACGCTGTAGCGATCGATCAGGCTGGCATTAATGCTACTAATACGGGAAACGTGAGTTTCACTTTTACTGGAGCTGAAGTGGGAGCGGATTATAATTATACCTTCAGTAGCTCAGGAGGTGGAACCAATGTTACCGGATCAGGGACAATAGCTATAGCTACCGATCAAATCACAGGACTAGATATAAGTGGGTTAGGTGATGGTACTATTACCTTATCAGCAACTCTTACGGATGCAAACGGGAATGCCGGGTCAGTGGCTACCGATAATGTTCAGAAAGATATTGTAGTGCCAACAGGCTATAGTGTCGCCTTTGATGTACTTGGTGAGCTTCAGATCAATGTGATAAATGAATCTATCATTGAGTTTTCCGGTTCGGGTCTCGAGGTGGGAACTACCTTAAATTATTCTTTTACCAGCGATGGAGGGGGTACTCCCGTAACAGGTACGGAGACCGTGACCACTGCTTCTCAGCAGTTTGATAATAGCGGTGCCGGTTATGACCTTAGTGGATTAACAGATGGGACCGTAACGTTGACAGTTACATTAACAGACGCTGCTGGCAATACGGGTGCGGATGCTACTGATAGTGAGGCAAAAGATTCGGGACCTCCTACTGGTTATTCTGTGGCTTGGGATGACGCTTTAATCAACGCATCTGAAGCATCAACGGCTACTTTTACAGTTACGAATGCTGAAGTTGGAACAACAATAAATAATACTGTCTCTAGCTCTGGGGACGGAAATACCGCAACAGTATCTAACCCTACAGTTGTCACTAGTAATACCCAAGTAGTCACCGTTGATGTAAGCTCATTAGTGGATGGGACTTTGACGGTAGAGGTCTCTTTAACCGATGGGGGAGGAAACACAGGGGGAACGGTAAGTGACAACTCTGCTGAACTGGACCAAACGATCCCTTCGGGCTATGGTGTAGCAATCGATCAGGCTAATATCAGTGCAGCCAACCAGGGAGCAATAAGTTTCACATTTTCAGGTGCGGAGGTAGGAACTACCTATGATTATACCTTTAGCAGTTCAGCAGGAGGTCCAAATGTAACAGGAACAGGAACAGTAGTTACAGCTTCTGATCAAATAACTGGTGTCGACTTGAGTGGTATCGCTGATGGAACAATCACTTTATCAGTGACACTTTCCGATGCTGCCAATAATGTAGGCGCTGCAGTTACAGATAATGTTCAAAAGGACGCAGACGCCCCAACGTTTGTTTCTGTGGATGATAATGGTGGAGATAACTCTTACACTTCTGGTGAAAGCCTTACAATAGTTGCAGATTTGGCAGAAATTGGCTTAACAGTAACTGCTGATTTATCAGTGATTAATCCGGGGTTCAGCAATAATTATCCAATGAATGATAATGGTGATGGAACTTACAGTAATACAGTTGGCGATGTTGATGCAGGAGGAAACTTGATAGAAGGGGCCTCAACAGCTGTTAATATTACTGCAACTGATGCTTCAGGAAATCAATCTACTGATAATTCACTTTTATTATTACTTGATAAAACAGCTCCTTCTGGATACTCAGTCACAATTGATCAAACAATTATAGATGCTACAAATCAAGCAGCCTTAAGCTTTAATATTGCTAATGCTGAAGTTGGAACTACTTATGACTATGCAATTAGTAGTAATGGTGGAGGAACTGATGTTACAGGATCTGGGATAATTGGAACTGCAACTGATCAAATTACAGGAGTAGATTTGAGTGGTCTGGGAGATGGAACCCTTACCCTATCTATCACCCTGACAGACGCAGCTGGTAATACAGGAGCTGTAGCAACGGATAATATTGCGAAAGATATTGTGGTTCCTTCTGGATATTCCGTTTCAATAGAACTTTTAGGAGAGTCCTTCGTCAACGTGATCAATCAAAACATCATAGAATTTACTGGCTCAGGATTAGAAGTTGGAACCACTCTAAATTACACTTTTACCAGTGATGGTGGAGGGACTCCAGTTTCAGGAACGGAGACTGTGACCAATGCTTCTCAGCAGTTTAATAATAGCGGTGCTGGTTATGACCTAAGCGGCTTGACGGACGGGACCGTTACACTAACTATTAGCCTAACCGATAATGCAGGAAATACGGGAGATGATACATCCGATACAGCTAATAAAGATATTGGTCCGCCAACCGGCTATACGGTAGCTTGGGATGAAGCTTTTATTAATGCGTCTGAATCTGGCACGGCAACATTTACCGTGTCAAACGCAGAAATAGGCTCTACAATTAATAATTCGGTTTCTAGTTCAGGAGATGGAAATACCGCAACAGTTTCTAGTCCAATTACTGTTACCAGTACTACGCAAATAATTACAATTGATGTCAGTTCATTAGATGATGGAGTGCTAACTGTTGAAGTTTCTCTTACAGATGCAGCAGGTAATACTGGCGGCACAGTTTCAGATAATGCAGCTACACTTGATCAGACAGCCCCGTCAGGTTATTCGGTTTCAATAGACCAGGCGGATATCAGTGCTGCCAACCAAACAGCAACAAGTTTCACATTTGCCGGGGCAGAAGTGGGTACAACTTACAATTATATGCTAAGCAGTAGTGCAGGTGGAACCGATGTTACAGGTAGCGGAACAATAGCTACGGCAACGGATCAAATCACGGGAGTTGATTTAAGCGGTCTAGCAGATGGAACAATAACTTTATCTGTAACCTTAACTGATCCTGCAGGAAATGAAGGAACAGCAGCATCTGATAATGTTTCAAAGGATACCACAGCACCGAATTTCATTTCGGTGGACGATGATGGAGGAGATAATTCATACAAATCAGGAGAAAGTCTAAGCTTAGTTGCCGACCTGGGTGAAACAGGCTTAACGGTTACTGCAGATTTGTCGGTGATCAATTCAGGCTTGAGTGCGACAGCTGCCATGACAGACAATAGCGATGGAACCTACAGTCTTACGGTAGCTGATGTCGATAATGGAGGGGATATGATAGAGGGAACCGCTATTGCAGTGCCATTGATTGCTACTGATGGAGCTGGGAATCAACAGACTGATAATAGCTTAACCTTAAACCTTGATAAAACAGCTCCTGCCGGCTATACTGTGAGTGTTGATCAATCCATTATAAATGCTTCTAATCAAGCATCTATGAGCTTTACATTTGCATCCGCTGAAGTGGGGGCGACTTATAACTATACCATCAGCAGTGACGGTGGTGGAACAGCCGTAACCGGCAGCGAATCAATAGGCACAGCTTCTGATCAAATAACTGGAATAGATGTGAGTGGTCTGGGAGATGGAACCCTCACCCTATCGATTACACTGACAGACGCAGCTGGTAATACAGGGGCTGCAACAACTGATGAAGTGAACAAAGTGACCGCGGCCATTACTTTTAATGCCACAGGTAGCAGCGGGGATGAATCTGTAGCAAATGCAAACATTCAGGTGGATTTATCCATCCTAAGTGCATTTGACGTTACAGTCGATTATTCCCTATCCGGTACTGCTAATGGTGCTGGAAGTGATTATACTTTAGCAAATGGCACATTAACCATTGCTTCGGGTAATGAAAGTGGAATAATTGAAATTACAGGTATTGTGGATGATGAAATTGTTGAAGGAGCCGAAACTATTATACTAACGCTTTCAAATCCTACGAATGCTTCATTGGGCTCTACCACAGAATTTATCTATACCATTAATGATAATGATAAAGCCGAAATTAGTGTAGTTGCAACAAATCAAGCAGCAGAAGATGACGTTAATGGATTATATACTATTTCAACTTCGAAGGAATTCGCTAATGAAGTTGTTATCAGTTTTTCTATAAGTGGAACAGCAACGGAAGTGGCTGATTATGAAGAAATAGATACTTCCATTGTTTTCCCTGCATCAACAAGTTCAATTACCATTCCTATAGTTGTAAAGGCCGATACTGAGGTTGAAGATGATGAAACAGTAATAATAACCTTAGAAAGCACTGATAATACAGCTGTTTTGATTGGGACGGATAATTCAGCTACAGTTATCATTACGGACAATGATGAGAAACTTCCTCAAATCATTACATTCGATCCTATTTCTGATAAAAATTTAAGCGATAAGGAAGTAATTTTAGAAGGTTCTGGTGGCGATTCTGGTGAGCCAATTACTTATACCATTTCAACAGAACCTGTGAATGGTGTAGCCACTTTATCGAATGGCATAATAATGCTGGAAGGCATTGGAACAGTAACAGTTACTGCAAGCCAGGCAGGTAATGATTCCTACCTGCCAGCTGAAGATGTTAGTCAAAGTTTCTCTATTCTTTCAGATGAATTATTATTGCCAACCCTCTTTACACCTAATAATGATAGGATAAATGATGTTTTATTCATCAGAGGAGGAGCAGCAGTTCAATCCGTTAACTTTAGAATCTTTAATCGAAAAGGAAACCTTGTTTATGAGTCAAATAGTTTCCAAGAATTATCAGAAACCGGATGGGATGGAAGGAAAAACGGAGTCAATCAGCCCGCAGGTACCTATGTTTGGGTGATCTCTGGTACGATGTCAAATGGTGAACCCATAAAGGTTAATGGGTCAAATAGAGGAACAATACTTATCGCTAGATAATAACTGAAAAATATTCAAAATAGATGAAAAAATTTATTCAATATATCACATTAGTAGCCTTGACTGTATGTCTAAGCAATGTTTCAGTGGCTCAGGAGGCTAATTTCTCCATGTACAGATACACTCCTTTTTATGCTAATCCAGGACAGATATCGACTACAGACCAGTTGAATTTTATGTTAAATAGCAGAATTCAACCGCTAAATACAGGAGAGAATCTAACGACTACTATTGTTTCGGGTTATTTGCCGATTCATTTTTCGAATGCTCACAAATTGGTAGTAGGTGTAAATGTAAGTTCAGAACAAACGGCAAGCTTATTAAATTCTAACGGTGGAATGCTCGCTTTGTCCTATTCAGTTCCTTTAAACGATAAGTCTGAATTAAGTTTAGGAGCGCAAGGTGGTTTATTTCAAAATAAAATTGGAGGTGATTTTGTTACCGATGGGCAAATAGAAGGCGGGGTTCTAAATCCTGGAGCAGGTCAGCTTGACCCAGTTTTAAATCAACAACATGCCTACCCGACCTTAAGCAGTGGAATCTACTATAGATTAAAAGATGCTAATTACCAGGATAAGGCTTTTATTGGAGTTTCATTATTCAATATGATTGAACCTAATATCTCTTTTGTTGAGAATGGAGATGCAGATAAACTTCCTATGAGCATTAAGACTATCGCAGGTTATAAAGTGTATGATAATGCAACGTTGTCAGTATCCCCTACCATTAGATGGATTAACCAAGCTCAAAATAATGCATTTGACTTGGGAACTGATGTGGGCTATAGGCTATCTGGTGATGAAAAGGATTTCAAAAAGTTGATTTTAAGCCTCTGGTATAATTCCAACTCAATTGGCGTGATGAGTCTAGCCTATGAACAAAAAAGAGTTGCAGTTGGTGTTAGCTACGATATCCCGATGGGAGAAGGTTTTAATCTGGCGCAGAATGGTATTTTTGAATTTGCTATTTCGTATAAATTAAAGAATAGAAGGCGAGCAGAAGAAACCCCAAGAGAATTACCGCAAGAAGGAGTCGAGCTTCAAAAGGACGAAGCTGTAATTGAAATTGAAAAGCCCAAAAAGGAAGAGATTGAAGAAGCTGCAGTAAATGAAGAAGAACCTCAAGTAGAAGAGCCGGTCAAAGAAGAACCAGTAATAAATGAACCGCTTAAAAATGAACCAAAACTTGAAGAGAAAGCTGCTGAAGTAACTGTTCAGCCACTTACCGAAAAAGAAAAGGAGACGCTAGCCAAGACGGTTCGCTTCAAATTAAATTCTGATGATTTAAACGATGATTCAAAAGCGTTCATAAATCAGGTAATTGATATTCTCTCCAAGAAGGAAAACTACAATATTACTTTAATTGGTCATACTTGTAATTTAGGCGAGAGCTCATTTAACGGTGAATTGGGTATGGATAGAGCTGAA harbors:
- a CDS encoding phage tail protein, with the protein product MEGTISEIRYFGPTWTPRNWFPCDGRLLPISQYTAFFSLIGTIYGGDGRTTFAIPDLRGRVPVGAGNGPGLTPRSNGQKGGVQNVTLNTLEIPTHNHVAQTSNPTVNSATATIRVNTSSSSGNNPSGNYLGLDQAAPIYESTANGTMASDAVQINSINFNPINTTVGMTGGNQSHENMQPWLCLNPIICYQGIFPSRS
- a CDS encoding ABC transporter substrate-binding protein, with product MLIKHKNEEIIKVGVLVPQSPASPTASLNFVDGIKLYFTLFENRFLRGEVQLEIMDIGTGNSSKVLEKTQELMMNYKPNIILGYMNSMIGIELANMVNTHGIPVLISNLGEQAINQLHIPENLYFNTFQFWQSYFHLGKYLSEKSDKDWLIVSSLHDAGYDPLRAFRLGLQCNDANVVQEVYLNSDSDHDLIKEFNLKFEEMNNLFPALFFQPKLQHDLINYMSSRYDSLVTTPFYYGNDQTIKYWAFSDNTLVPDQKDIINGTMEYLNSDADLFHLLGYRAGAMLFEAVKNMDSPENDKINVKNTWARYNLKLNDEVLSIDTDYQDLNGLSGIYKGISNVKSNDRLHVIRSYDIDQYIMEEMTKDKALFTNPYMFF
- a CDS encoding formyltransferase family protein encodes the protein MNAVVFTNSLWGLPLINELFKQGSLKGIVIPLIDHVDNRQIYDFSEKHKIPCIKIENIQLKNELADWLNTIKPDIAFCMTFPYLIPKIILDIPIQGFVNFHFGRLPENAGADPLFWTLKENRKVAVITAHRMSIFFDCGSVIAEKEVPIIPGENWGLLGNRLSVLTLSLISEIIKKNKELTNETIGINQNNSNKIELKDLRIQWTTQTAIEIESLVNACNPKYNGAITYFRGVQIRILEVSHADLSNVNSFKPGSIVLADQQQGIFVLCSDYKFLRINLVSTAEGYMTGQKLVALGVRTNEIFYSNEFITEEKETLLK
- a CDS encoding Calx-beta domain-containing protein; amino-acid sequence: MKKQIQSLIQIILLTIISVSGLVAQPSTGVSTFDGAFLQLAGFGPSPRTGSLDGWTFTSVGAGSGFTSRNGSGQISMSMQTPTYFSIGSDDGSEFQFDNINIEFFLGTTTYTITGYRDGAPVSGAVFSEAVVNAQAKTIDVSSDTDFENIDEFRFTFSTSPSSSSITIEDITISAAAAANTPPTATSFTAANGPYENLTYTFSTSDFGYSDGDGDPINHLLIESLPGAGTIYVDADNDDTYDGGEELSVSDQVSKADLDAGNLQYIQNGSTSTSFQFEVNDGTDNSSGNYKASLNVVGVPTVTLSINPSSRVEGVSANVNVTATLSNSYGVNTNVALGFSGTATNSVDYTRSGTSIPISAGSTSGSITLSNQNDIPYEGNETVVIDISGVTGGKEDGVQQVTYTIIDDDPQPSATLLLRDIYNPITDESGGQAYIVGELSYSAGVTVTIPLTFSGTATGGGTDYGISGSSIVISPGNWMDSIRVTSLNDEIEEGDETIIIDMGTPTNAVESGTQQVTVTIKDEDALAPSGYTISIDQNPINAGNESSVSFTFAGAEVGADYDYTFSSSGGGTNVTGSGTIATATDQISGIDLSGLGDGTITLSVTLTDAFGNTGTAAADTKTKDTAAPTGYAVAIDQAGINATNTGNVSFTFTGAEVGADYNYTFSSSGGGTNVTGSGTIAIATDQITGLDISGLGDGTITLSATLTDANGNAGSVATDNVQKDIVVPTGYSVAFDVLGELQINVINESIIEFSGSGLEVGTTLNYSFTSDGGGTPVTGTETVTTASQQFDNSGAGYDLSGLTDGTVTLTVTLTDAAGNTGADATDSEAKDSGPPTGYSVAWDDALINASEASTATFTVTNAEVGTTINNTVSSSGDGNTATVSNPTVVTSNTQVVTVDVSSLVDGTLTVEVSLTDGGGNTGGTVSDNSAELDQTIPSGYGVAIDQANISAANQGAISFTFSGAEVGTTYDYTFSSSAGGPNVTGTGTVVTASDQITGVDLSGIADGTITLSVTLSDAANNVGAAVTDNVQKDADAPTFVSVDDNGGDNSYTSGESLTIVADLAEIGLTVTADLSVINPGFSNNYPMNDNGDGTYSNTVGDVDAGGNLIEGASTAVNITATDASGNQSTDNSLLLLLDKTAPSGYSVTIDQTIIDATNQAALSFNIANAEVGTTYDYAISSNGGGTDVTGSGIIGTATDQITGVDLSGLGDGTLTLSITLTDAAGNTGAVATDNIAKDIVVPSGYSVSIELLGESFVNVINQNIIEFTGSGLEVGTTLNYTFTSDGGGTPVSGTETVTNASQQFNNSGAGYDLSGLTDGTVTLTISLTDNAGNTGDDTSDTANKDIGPPTGYTVAWDEAFINASESGTATFTVSNAEIGSTINNSVSSSGDGNTATVSSPITVTSTTQIITIDVSSLDDGVLTVEVSLTDAAGNTGGTVSDNAATLDQTAPSGYSVSIDQADISAANQTATSFTFAGAEVGTTYNYMLSSSAGGTDVTGSGTIATATDQITGVDLSGLADGTITLSVTLTDPAGNEGTAASDNVSKDTTAPNFISVDDDGGDNSYKSGESLSLVADLGETGLTVTADLSVINSGLSATAAMTDNSDGTYSLTVADVDNGGDMIEGTAIAVPLIATDGAGNQQTDNSLTLNLDKTAPAGYTVSVDQSIINASNQASMSFTFASAEVGATYNYTISSDGGGTAVTGSESIGTASDQITGIDVSGLGDGTLTLSITLTDAAGNTGAATTDEVNKVTAAITFNATGSSGDESVANANIQVDLSILSAFDVTVDYSLSGTANGAGSDYTLANGTLTIASGNESGIIEITGIVDDEIVEGAETIILTLSNPTNASLGSTTEFIYTINDNDKAEISVVATNQAAEDDVNGLYTISTSKEFANEVVISFSISGTATEVADYEEIDTSIVFPASTSSITIPIVVKADTEVEDDETVIITLESTDNTAVLIGTDNSATVIITDNDEKLPQIITFDPISDKNLSDKEVILEGSGGDSGEPITYTISTEPVNGVATLSNGIIMLEGIGTVTVTASQAGNDSYLPAEDVSQSFSILSDELLLPTLFTPNNDRINDVLFIRGGAAVQSVNFRIFNRKGNLVYESNSFQELSETGWDGRKNGVNQPAGTYVWVISGTMSNGEPIKVNGSNRGTILIAR
- a CDS encoding PorP/SprF family type IX secretion system membrane protein, whose translation is MKKFIQYITLVALTVCLSNVSVAQEANFSMYRYTPFYANPGQISTTDQLNFMLNSRIQPLNTGENLTTTIVSGYLPIHFSNAHKLVVGVNVSSEQTASLLNSNGGMLALSYSVPLNDKSELSLGAQGGLFQNKIGGDFVTDGQIEGGVLNPGAGQLDPVLNQQHAYPTLSSGIYYRLKDANYQDKAFIGVSLFNMIEPNISFVENGDADKLPMSIKTIAGYKVYDNATLSVSPTIRWINQAQNNAFDLGTDVGYRLSGDEKDFKKLILSLWYNSNSIGVMSLAYEQKRVAVGVSYDIPMGEGFNLAQNGIFEFAISYKLKNRRRAEETPRELPQEGVELQKDEAVIEIEKPKKEEIEEAAVNEEEPQVEEPVKEEPVINEPLKNEPKLEEKAAEVTVQPLTEKEKETLAKTVRFKLNSDDLNDDSKAFINQVIDILSKKENYNITLIGHTCNLGESSFNGELGMDRAEIVRDYMVANGINKARISTNSKGETDPIATNENQLGREKNRRVEFKVTYQ